The following proteins are encoded in a genomic region of Takifugu flavidus isolate HTHZ2018 chromosome 3, ASM371156v2, whole genome shotgun sequence:
- the dvl2 gene encoding segment polarity protein dishevelled homolog DVL-2 isoform X2 — translation MAETKIIYHIDEEETPYLVKIPIAAENITLLDFKQVLNKPNYKFFFKSMDQDFGVVKEEISDDGAKLPCFNGRVVSWLVSSDAPAADPPVAVVPPVETTAQPSPPPPPLPPPPAERTGGIGDSRPPSFHPNATGSVETLDDQTETESVVSFRRERPRHRESMEPHGPRMNGQSRLERHLAGYESSSTMMSSELETTSFCDSEDDDTMSRFSSATEQSTASRLLKRHRRRRKQRPPRLERTSSFSSMTDSTMSLNIITVTLNMEKYNFLGISIVGQSNERGDGGIYIGSIMKGGAVAADGRIEPGDMLLQVNDINFENMSNDDAVRVLREIVHKPGPIILTVAKCWDPSPQGYFTLPRNEPVRPIDPAAWVSHSVAMTGAYPPFPGSSSLSTITSSSSVTETERFDDFNLSLHSDMASVAKAMASPESGLEVRDRMWLKITIPNAFLGSDVVEWLFHHIEGFQDRREARKYASNLLKAGFIRHTVNKITFSEQCYYVFGDLSDCENYMANLTLNDNDGSSGASDQDTLAPLPLPGASPWPMMHTFPYQPYPTHAFSSQPPPYHELSSYSYAPGSTGSQHSEGSRSSGSTRSEGDRRRTAKGPGSTVGGGDKSPSAGGEGGGADSRSGSGSESEYSTRSSLRRGHGSAAPSEHSHASSQRSHHHRMAPPPHLSPYPPGILPYNPMMVMMVPQHPHPAMAAAHTLPHPQQMPTAMHPALPPPPSSTPGGPPGAPPTRDLGSVPPELTASRQSFHLAMGNPSEFFVDVM, via the exons ATGGCGGAAACCAAAATTATTTATCACATCGACGAAGAGGAGACGCCGTATTTGGTGAAGATCCCCATCGCTGCCGAGAATATAACTTTGTTGGATTTTAAGCAGGTCCTGAACAAGCCGAACTACAAATTCTTCTTCAAGTCCATGGATCAGGATTTCGG GGTGGTGAAGGAGGAAATTTCCGACGACGGCGCCAAGCTGCCGTGTTTCAACGGCAGAGTGGTTTCATGG TTGGTGTCTTCGGACGCCCCGGCAGCAGACCCTCCGGTGGCGGTCGTCCCTCCCGTGGAAACGACAGCCCAGCCTTCGCCGCCTCCCCCGCCCCTCCCACCCCCGCCTGCCGAGAGAACCGGGGGCATCGGAGACTCCAGGCCACCCTCTTTCCA TCCAAATGCGACGGGCAGCGTGGAGACCCTGGACGACCAGACCGAAACGGAGTCTGTGGTGTCCTTCAGGAGGGAGAGGCCTCGGCACAGAGAGAGCATGGAGCCGCACG GTCCCCGCATGAACGGACAGAGTCGACTTGAGCGCCACCTGGCGGGCTATGAGAGCTCCAGCACGATGATGAGCAGCGAGCTGGAAACCACCAGCTTCTGTGACTCGGAGGACGATGACACCAtgagcag GTTCAGCAGCGCCACGGAGCAGAGCACAGCCTCCAGGCTCCTCAAACGCCACAGACGCCGCAGGAAACAGCGCCCCCCACGTTTGGAGAGG acctcctccttcagcagcatgACAGACTCCACGATGTCGCTGAACATCATCACCGTCACTCTCAACATGG AGAAGTACAACTTCTTGGGCATCAGCATCGTGGGCCAGAGCAACGAAAGGGGCGACGGGGGCATTTACATCGGCTCTATCATGAAGGGAGGGGCCGTGGCTGCCGACGGACGCATCGAACCCGGCgacatgctgctgcag GTGAATGACATCAACTTTGAGAATATGAGTAACGACGACGCGGTGCGAGTGCTCCGAGAGATTGTACACAAGCCGGG GCCCATCATCCTCACTGTGGCCAAGTGCTGGGACCCTTCTCCTCAGGGCTACTTCACGCTGCCCCGCA ATGAACCGGTCCGACCCATCGACCCTGCGGCGTGGGTGAGTCACTCCGTGGCGATGACCGGGGCCTACCCGCCGTTCCCCGgcagctcctccctcagcaccatcacctcctcctcctctgtgaccGAGACCGAAC GATTCGACGACTTCAACCTATCCCTGCACTCCGACATGGCTTCCGTTGCCAAGGCTATGGCCTCACCAGAGTCGGGTCTGGAGGTCAGGGACCGCATGTGGCTTAAAATCACCATCCCGAATGCTTTTCTCG GTTCAGACGTGGTGGAGTGGCTCTTCCACCATATCGAAGGATTCCAGGACCGCCGCGAAGCCAGGAAGTACGCCAGTAACCTGCTGAAAGCCGGCTTCATCAGGCACACGGTCAACAAGATCACCTTCTCGGAGCAGTGTTACTACGTCTTTGGAGACTTAAGCGACTGTGAAAACT ACATGGCCAACCTGACCCTGAATGACAACGATGGCTCCAGCGGGGCCTCGGACCAGGACACTTTGGCCCCCCTGCCTCTCCCTGGGGCCTCCCCGTGGCCCATGATGCACACGTTCCCCTATCAGCCCTACCCGACGCACGCCTTCTCCAGCCAGCCCCCACCGTATCACGAGCTGTCCAGCTACAGCTACGCCCCCGGCAGCACCGGCAGTCAGCACAGCGAAG GCAGCCGGAGCAGCGGGTCCACAAGGAGCGAGGGAGACCGGCGCCGCACGGCTAAAGGTCCCGGCAGCACCGTGGGCGGAGGTGACAAATCCCCCTCGgcagggggagaaggaggaggagcagactcGCGCTCTGGCAGCGGCAGTGAATCGGAGTACTCCACCCGCAGCAGCCTGAGGCGTGGCCATGGTTCCGCTGCTCCCAGCGAGCACAGCCATGCCTCCTCACAGCGATCGCATCACCACCGCATGGCGCCGCCGCCCCACTTGTCCCCGTACCCGCCCGGTATCTTGCCGTACAACcccatgatggtgatgatggtacCCCAGCACCCACATCCGGCCATGGCGGCCGCTCACACTCTCCCTCACCCGCAGCAGATGCCCACAGCCATGCATCCGGCTCTACCGCCGCCACCCTCCTCCACTCCAGGCGGGCCTCCcggagccccgcccacccgcGACCTGGGCTCCGTGCCCCCCGAGCTGACTGCTTCGCGCCAGTCGTTCCACCTGGCCATGGGCAACCCCAGCGAGTTCTTTGTGGATGTCATGTAG
- the dvl2 gene encoding segment polarity protein dishevelled homolog DVL-2 isoform X1, with amino-acid sequence MAETKIIYHIDEEETPYLVKIPIAAENITLLDFKQVLNKPNYKFFFKSMDQDFGVVKEEISDDGAKLPCFNGRVVSWLVSSDAPAADPPVAVVPPVETTAQPSPPPPPLPPPPAERTGGIGDSRPPSFHPNATGSVETLDDQTETESVVSFRRERPRHRESMEPHGPRMNGQSRLERHLAGYESSSTMMSSELETTSFCDSEDDDTMSRFSSATEQSTASRLLKRHRRRRKQRPPRLERTSSFSSMTDSTMSLNIITVTLNMEKYNFLGISIVGQSNERGDGGIYIGSIMKGGAVAADGRIEPGDMLLQVNDINFENMSNDDAVRVLREIVHKPGPIILTVAKCWDPSPQGYFTLPRNEPVRPIDPAAWVSHSVAMTGAYPPFPGSSSLSTITSSSSVTETERESLPFRFPNQSDVRLPPFIPSRLLPGFDDFNLSLHSDMASVAKAMASPESGLEVRDRMWLKITIPNAFLGSDVVEWLFHHIEGFQDRREARKYASNLLKAGFIRHTVNKITFSEQCYYVFGDLSDCENYMANLTLNDNDGSSGASDQDTLAPLPLPGASPWPMMHTFPYQPYPTHAFSSQPPPYHELSSYSYAPGSTGSQHSEGSRSSGSTRSEGDRRRTAKGPGSTVGGGDKSPSAGGEGGGADSRSGSGSESEYSTRSSLRRGHGSAAPSEHSHASSQRSHHHRMAPPPHLSPYPPGILPYNPMMVMMVPQHPHPAMAAAHTLPHPQQMPTAMHPALPPPPSSTPGGPPGAPPTRDLGSVPPELTASRQSFHLAMGNPSEFFVDVM; translated from the exons ATGGCGGAAACCAAAATTATTTATCACATCGACGAAGAGGAGACGCCGTATTTGGTGAAGATCCCCATCGCTGCCGAGAATATAACTTTGTTGGATTTTAAGCAGGTCCTGAACAAGCCGAACTACAAATTCTTCTTCAAGTCCATGGATCAGGATTTCGG GGTGGTGAAGGAGGAAATTTCCGACGACGGCGCCAAGCTGCCGTGTTTCAACGGCAGAGTGGTTTCATGG TTGGTGTCTTCGGACGCCCCGGCAGCAGACCCTCCGGTGGCGGTCGTCCCTCCCGTGGAAACGACAGCCCAGCCTTCGCCGCCTCCCCCGCCCCTCCCACCCCCGCCTGCCGAGAGAACCGGGGGCATCGGAGACTCCAGGCCACCCTCTTTCCA TCCAAATGCGACGGGCAGCGTGGAGACCCTGGACGACCAGACCGAAACGGAGTCTGTGGTGTCCTTCAGGAGGGAGAGGCCTCGGCACAGAGAGAGCATGGAGCCGCACG GTCCCCGCATGAACGGACAGAGTCGACTTGAGCGCCACCTGGCGGGCTATGAGAGCTCCAGCACGATGATGAGCAGCGAGCTGGAAACCACCAGCTTCTGTGACTCGGAGGACGATGACACCAtgagcag GTTCAGCAGCGCCACGGAGCAGAGCACAGCCTCCAGGCTCCTCAAACGCCACAGACGCCGCAGGAAACAGCGCCCCCCACGTTTGGAGAGG acctcctccttcagcagcatgACAGACTCCACGATGTCGCTGAACATCATCACCGTCACTCTCAACATGG AGAAGTACAACTTCTTGGGCATCAGCATCGTGGGCCAGAGCAACGAAAGGGGCGACGGGGGCATTTACATCGGCTCTATCATGAAGGGAGGGGCCGTGGCTGCCGACGGACGCATCGAACCCGGCgacatgctgctgcag GTGAATGACATCAACTTTGAGAATATGAGTAACGACGACGCGGTGCGAGTGCTCCGAGAGATTGTACACAAGCCGGG GCCCATCATCCTCACTGTGGCCAAGTGCTGGGACCCTTCTCCTCAGGGCTACTTCACGCTGCCCCGCA ATGAACCGGTCCGACCCATCGACCCTGCGGCGTGGGTGAGTCACTCCGTGGCGATGACCGGGGCCTACCCGCCGTTCCCCGgcagctcctccctcagcaccatcacctcctcctcctctgtgaccGAGACCGAACGTGAGAGCCTCCCCTTTCGCTTTCCGAATCAGTCCGATGTTAGGCTCCCGCCATTCATTCCCTCCCGTCTTCTCCCAGGATTCGACGACTTCAACCTATCCCTGCACTCCGACATGGCTTCCGTTGCCAAGGCTATGGCCTCACCAGAGTCGGGTCTGGAGGTCAGGGACCGCATGTGGCTTAAAATCACCATCCCGAATGCTTTTCTCG GTTCAGACGTGGTGGAGTGGCTCTTCCACCATATCGAAGGATTCCAGGACCGCCGCGAAGCCAGGAAGTACGCCAGTAACCTGCTGAAAGCCGGCTTCATCAGGCACACGGTCAACAAGATCACCTTCTCGGAGCAGTGTTACTACGTCTTTGGAGACTTAAGCGACTGTGAAAACT ACATGGCCAACCTGACCCTGAATGACAACGATGGCTCCAGCGGGGCCTCGGACCAGGACACTTTGGCCCCCCTGCCTCTCCCTGGGGCCTCCCCGTGGCCCATGATGCACACGTTCCCCTATCAGCCCTACCCGACGCACGCCTTCTCCAGCCAGCCCCCACCGTATCACGAGCTGTCCAGCTACAGCTACGCCCCCGGCAGCACCGGCAGTCAGCACAGCGAAG GCAGCCGGAGCAGCGGGTCCACAAGGAGCGAGGGAGACCGGCGCCGCACGGCTAAAGGTCCCGGCAGCACCGTGGGCGGAGGTGACAAATCCCCCTCGgcagggggagaaggaggaggagcagactcGCGCTCTGGCAGCGGCAGTGAATCGGAGTACTCCACCCGCAGCAGCCTGAGGCGTGGCCATGGTTCCGCTGCTCCCAGCGAGCACAGCCATGCCTCCTCACAGCGATCGCATCACCACCGCATGGCGCCGCCGCCCCACTTGTCCCCGTACCCGCCCGGTATCTTGCCGTACAACcccatgatggtgatgatggtacCCCAGCACCCACATCCGGCCATGGCGGCCGCTCACACTCTCCCTCACCCGCAGCAGATGCCCACAGCCATGCATCCGGCTCTACCGCCGCCACCCTCCTCCACTCCAGGCGGGCCTCCcggagccccgcccacccgcGACCTGGGCTCCGTGCCCCCCGAGCTGACTGCTTCGCGCCAGTCGTTCCACCTGGCCATGGGCAACCCCAGCGAGTTCTTTGTGGATGTCATGTAG
- the acadvl gene encoding very long-chain specific acyl-CoA dehydrogenase, mitochondrial isoform X2, which yields MMLRKISQTSALCGTILRVAPVLSGGPRSAGVVVPNARLYASQAAEAVLDKPAAVGSDAATKVEQKTVATDSKSFAVNMFKGQIETAQVFPYPSALNQEQEQFLRELVGPVGKFFEEVNDPAKNDSLEKVEDHTMEGLKEMGAFGLQVPADLGGLGLSNTQYARLVEIVGVHDLGVGITLGAHQSIGFKGILLFGNPAQKEKYLPKLASGEHIAAFCLTEPASGSDAASIKTTAVLSPCGKYYTMNGSKIWISNGGLAEIFTVFAKTPMKDPKTGEMKDKITAFVVERSFGGVTHGPPEKKMGIKASNTAEVYFDNVRVPAECVLGEVGGGFKVAMNILNNGRFGMAAALSGTMKGVISKAVDHAANRTQFGNKIHNYGAIQEKVAHMAMLQYATESMAYMVSGNMDSGATEFQIEAAISKIFASEAAWTVTDECIQIMGGMGFMKDSGVERVMRDLRIFRIFEGTNDILRLFVALNGFQNAGNQLKGLQKALKNPLGNAGMLAGELSKRAKRKAGLSTGLTLQGSVHPELAPSGDLTVKAIEQFGAVVEEMLIKHGKKIIDEQFVLKRVADCAIDLYAMVAVLSRASRSLSDGAASAQHEKILCDTWCKEAYGRITRDVQELRSSGTRQYFKNLRAISAAVVENGGVVSTHPLGF from the exons ATGATGCTTCGCAAAATAAGCCAGACATCCGCATTGTGCGGTACAATCCTGCGGGTGGCTCCCGTGCTATCAGG AGGTCCGCGTTCTGCCGGAGTTGTGGTGCCGAATGCTCGTCTATACGCCAGCCAGGCTGCAGAG GCGGTTCTGGATAAGCCAGCGGCAGTCGGGAGCGATGCCGCCACTAAGGTGGAACAGAAGACCGTCGCCACG GATTCCAAATCATTCGCTGTCAACATGTTCAAGGGACAGATTGAGACTGCCCAGGTTTTCCCGTACCCCTCAG CCCtgaaccaggagcaggagcagttCCTTCGAGAGCTCGTGGGGCCTGTGGGGAAATTCTTCGAG GAGGTGAACGATCCCGCCAAGAACGACAGCTTAGAGAAGGTTGAGGACCACACCATGGAGGGTCTGAAGGAGATGGGCGCCTTTGGCCTGCAGGTGCCGGCCGACCTTGGCGGCCTCGGACTCTCCAACACACAG TACGCTCGTTTGGTTGAGATCGTCGGCGTTCACGACCTGGGTGTTGGCATTACTCTGGGCGCCCACCAGTCCATCGGCTTTAAGGGCATCCTGCTCTTCGGGAATCCGGCCCAGAAGGAGAAGTATCTGCCCAAGCTGGCCTCAG GCGAGCACATCGCAGCCTTCTGCCTCACGGAACCGGCCAGCGGCTCTGACGCCGCCTCCATCAAGACCACCGCCGTCCTGTCACCCTGCGGAAAATACTACACCATGAACGGAAGCAAAATCTGGATCAG CAATGGCGGGCTGGCTGAGATCTTTACAGTGTTCGCCAAGACGCCCATGAAGGACCCCAAGACGGGGGAGATGAAGGACAAGATCACGGCCTTCGTCGTGGAGAGGAGTTTTGGCGGCGTGACACA CGGCCCCCCCGAGAAGAAGATGGGAATCAAGGCGTCCAACACAGCAGAGGTGTACTTCGATAACGTCCGCGTGCCAGCCGAGTGCGTGCTGGGAGAAGTGGGCGGGGGCTTCAAGGTCGCCATGAACATCCTGAATAATGGCCGCTTTGGCATGGCGGCTGCCCTCTCTGGCACCATGAAAGGTGTCATCAGCAAGGCG GTGGATCACGCAGCCAACAGAACTCAGTTTGGGAACAAGATCCACAATTACGGAGCCATTCAGGAGAAGGTGGCCCACATGGCCATGCTGCAGTACGCCACCGAG TCAATGGCGTACATGGTGAGTGGAAACATGGACTCCGGGGCCACGGAATTCCAGATCGAAGCCGCCATCAGCAAGATCTTTGCCTCC gaggcAGCGTGGACAGTGACTGACGAGTGCATCCAGATCATGGGCGGTATGGGCTTCATGAAG GATTCCGGAGTGGAGAGAGTGATGAGGGATCTGAGAATCTTCCGGATCTTCGAGGGCACCAACGACATCCTGAGGCTGTTCGTGGCCCTGAATGGCTTCCAG AACGCTGGGAACCAGCTAAAGGGTTTGCAGAAAGCCCTGAAAAACCCCCTCGGCAACGCTGGGATGCTTGCAGGAGAACTCTCCAAGAGAGCCAAAAG GAAGGCGGGTTTGAGCACAGGTCTGACGCTGCAGGGGAGCGTCCATCCAGAGTTGGCGCCGAGCGGCGATCTG ACCGTCAAAGCCATCGAGCAGTTCGGCGCCGTGGTGGAGGAAATGCTGATCAAACACGGCAAGAAGATCATCG ATGAGCAGTTTGTGCTGAAGAGAGTCGCCGACTGCGCCATCGACCTTTACGCCATGGTGGCCGTCCTCTCCAG AGCCTCGCGCTCCCTGAGCGACGGCGCCGCCTCGGCCCAGCACGAGAAGATCCTGTGCGACACCTGGTGTAAGGAG GCTTACGGGAGGATCACGCGAGACGTCCAGGAGCTGCGCTCCAGCGGGACCAGGCAGTACTTCAAGAACCTGCGGGCCATCTCGGCAGCCGTGGTGGAGAACGGAGGAGTGGTGTCGACCCACCCGCTCGGGTTCTAA
- the acadvl gene encoding very long-chain specific acyl-CoA dehydrogenase, mitochondrial isoform X1 — MMLRKISQTSALCGTILRVAPVLSGGPRSAGVVVPNARLYASQAAEAVLDKPAAVGSDAATKVEQKTVATDSKSFAVNMFKGQIETAQVFPYPSALNQEQEQFLRELVGPVGKFFEEVNDPAKNDSLEKVEDHTMEGLKEMGAFGLQVPADLGGLGLSNTQYARLVEIVGVHDLGVGITLGAHQSIGFKGILLFGNPAQKEKYLPKLASGEHIAAFCLTEPASGSDAASIKTTAVLSPCGKYYTMNGSKIWISNGGLAEIFTVFAKTPMKDPKTGEMKDKITAFVVERSFGGVTHGPPEKKMGIKASNTAEVYFDNVRVPAECVLGEVGGGFKVAMNILNNGRFGMAAALSGTMKGVISKAVDHAANRTQFGNKIHNYGAIQEKVAHMAMLQYATESMAYMVSGNMDSGATEFQIEAAISKIFASEAAWTVTDECIQIMGGMGFMKDSGVERVMRDLRIFRIFEGTNDILRLFVALNGFQNAGNQLKGLQKALKNPLGNAGMLAGELSKRAKRKAGLSTGLTLQGSVHPELAPSGDLTVKAIEQFGAVVEEMLIKHGKKIIDEQFVLKRVADCAIDLYAMVAVLSRYPSITCTTHCFTPEANLCPLCRASRSLSDGAASAQHEKILCDTWCKEAYGRITRDVQELRSSGTRQYFKNLRAISAAVVENGGVVSTHPLGF; from the exons ATGATGCTTCGCAAAATAAGCCAGACATCCGCATTGTGCGGTACAATCCTGCGGGTGGCTCCCGTGCTATCAGG AGGTCCGCGTTCTGCCGGAGTTGTGGTGCCGAATGCTCGTCTATACGCCAGCCAGGCTGCAGAG GCGGTTCTGGATAAGCCAGCGGCAGTCGGGAGCGATGCCGCCACTAAGGTGGAACAGAAGACCGTCGCCACG GATTCCAAATCATTCGCTGTCAACATGTTCAAGGGACAGATTGAGACTGCCCAGGTTTTCCCGTACCCCTCAG CCCtgaaccaggagcaggagcagttCCTTCGAGAGCTCGTGGGGCCTGTGGGGAAATTCTTCGAG GAGGTGAACGATCCCGCCAAGAACGACAGCTTAGAGAAGGTTGAGGACCACACCATGGAGGGTCTGAAGGAGATGGGCGCCTTTGGCCTGCAGGTGCCGGCCGACCTTGGCGGCCTCGGACTCTCCAACACACAG TACGCTCGTTTGGTTGAGATCGTCGGCGTTCACGACCTGGGTGTTGGCATTACTCTGGGCGCCCACCAGTCCATCGGCTTTAAGGGCATCCTGCTCTTCGGGAATCCGGCCCAGAAGGAGAAGTATCTGCCCAAGCTGGCCTCAG GCGAGCACATCGCAGCCTTCTGCCTCACGGAACCGGCCAGCGGCTCTGACGCCGCCTCCATCAAGACCACCGCCGTCCTGTCACCCTGCGGAAAATACTACACCATGAACGGAAGCAAAATCTGGATCAG CAATGGCGGGCTGGCTGAGATCTTTACAGTGTTCGCCAAGACGCCCATGAAGGACCCCAAGACGGGGGAGATGAAGGACAAGATCACGGCCTTCGTCGTGGAGAGGAGTTTTGGCGGCGTGACACA CGGCCCCCCCGAGAAGAAGATGGGAATCAAGGCGTCCAACACAGCAGAGGTGTACTTCGATAACGTCCGCGTGCCAGCCGAGTGCGTGCTGGGAGAAGTGGGCGGGGGCTTCAAGGTCGCCATGAACATCCTGAATAATGGCCGCTTTGGCATGGCGGCTGCCCTCTCTGGCACCATGAAAGGTGTCATCAGCAAGGCG GTGGATCACGCAGCCAACAGAACTCAGTTTGGGAACAAGATCCACAATTACGGAGCCATTCAGGAGAAGGTGGCCCACATGGCCATGCTGCAGTACGCCACCGAG TCAATGGCGTACATGGTGAGTGGAAACATGGACTCCGGGGCCACGGAATTCCAGATCGAAGCCGCCATCAGCAAGATCTTTGCCTCC gaggcAGCGTGGACAGTGACTGACGAGTGCATCCAGATCATGGGCGGTATGGGCTTCATGAAG GATTCCGGAGTGGAGAGAGTGATGAGGGATCTGAGAATCTTCCGGATCTTCGAGGGCACCAACGACATCCTGAGGCTGTTCGTGGCCCTGAATGGCTTCCAG AACGCTGGGAACCAGCTAAAGGGTTTGCAGAAAGCCCTGAAAAACCCCCTCGGCAACGCTGGGATGCTTGCAGGAGAACTCTCCAAGAGAGCCAAAAG GAAGGCGGGTTTGAGCACAGGTCTGACGCTGCAGGGGAGCGTCCATCCAGAGTTGGCGCCGAGCGGCGATCTG ACCGTCAAAGCCATCGAGCAGTTCGGCGCCGTGGTGGAGGAAATGCTGATCAAACACGGCAAGAAGATCATCG ATGAGCAGTTTGTGCTGAAGAGAGTCGCCGACTGCGCCATCGACCTTTACGCCATGGTGGCCGTCCTCTCCAGGTACCCCAGCATCACCTGCACCACTCACTGCTTTACACCTGAAGCTAACCTGTGTCCTCTGTGCAGAGCCTCGCGCTCCCTGAGCGACGGCGCCGCCTCGGCCCAGCACGAGAAGATCCTGTGCGACACCTGGTGTAAGGAG GCTTACGGGAGGATCACGCGAGACGTCCAGGAGCTGCGCTCCAGCGGGACCAGGCAGTACTTCAAGAACCTGCGGGCCATCTCGGCAGCCGTGGTGGAGAACGGAGGAGTGGTGTCGACCCACCCGCTCGGGTTCTAA